The following are from one region of the Aspergillus luchuensis IFO 4308 DNA, chromosome 4, nearly complete sequence genome:
- a CDS encoding Zn(II)2Cys6 transcription factor domain-containing protein (COG:S;~EggNog:ENOG410PX46;~InterPro:IPR036864,IPR021858,IPR001138;~PFAM:PF00172;~go_function: GO:0000981 - DNA-binding transcription factor activity, RNA polymerase II-specific [Evidence IEA];~go_function: GO:0008270 - zinc ion binding [Evidence IEA];~go_process: GO:0006355 - regulation of transcription, DNA-templated [Evidence IEA]), whose translation MNDQLPMQIRSRRSHNKSRAGCQNCKKRRVKCDEKKPHCTKCVRHSIECDFASPAASTSPDLTRRFRFRPSKYQSGSRTSSPSTRTEAVISSAASASTGVQCDLAGSALSGGISFADLKLYHHFVTSTYKTLADEKMDHRRVWSHHVPQWGISFPSVMHLILALSALHLAHEDPASRTQFIAQADDHFTFGVRSVSAVLCLLNTENCQLIYMSAALICLVYFGRGPRRGEYLVFSDIGRSEWLILLHGVRSIVTQNHDRVFTGVLEPIPDDSIGSVSDELQAELDEHLQQVRQVQAFIRSHVTDETSRTLFEATISDLLSAFEEVYKMRSAGKDGIFLLHLVVGWVYRLRAEMISLLEQKDRYALILFGHWSILLAYQRSSWLMQGWDAHVLHGVRTSLGEEDQQWLAWPIQVIEGGVPTPSTSML comes from the exons ATGAACGACCAACTGCCTATGCAGATTCGCTCGCGGAGATCACACAATAAATCCCGCGCAGGATGTCAGAATTGTAAGAAACGGCGTGTCAAG TGCGATGAGAAAAAGCCACATTGTACAAAATGTGTGCGACACTCGATCGAATGTGATTTTGCTTCCCCGGCCGCCTCGACCTCCCCCGATCTAACCCGCCGATTCCGGTTTCGACCATCCAAATATCAATCCGGTTCAAGaacatcatccccaagcACCCGCACAGAAGCTGTAATAAGCTCAGCTGCATCCGCATCCACTGGAGTGCAATGTGATCTCGCTGGAAGTGCCCTGTCCGGTGGCATCTCGTTTGCCGACCTGAAGCTCTATCACCATTTTGTGACCTCAACCTACAAAACTCTTGCAGACGAGAAAATGGACCACAGACGCGTCTGGTCCCATCACGTTCCGCAATGGGGCATTTCATTCCCCTCTGTTATGCATCTAATTCTGGCGTTGTCGGCGCTGCATTTGGCGCATGAAGATCCCGCTTCGCGCACGCAGTTCATCGCTCAAGCTGACGATCACTTCACTTTTGGGGTCCGATCGGTATCTGCTGTACTGTGCCTTCTGAACACGGAAAACTGTCAGCTAATCTACATGTCTGCGGCCCTCATCTGCCTAGTGTATTTTGGTCGTGGGCCCCGTCGAGGCGAGTATCTGGTGTTTAGTGATATCGGCCGATCCGAGTGGCTCATCCTGTTGCATGGCGTGCGTTCTATTGTAACGCAAAATCATGATCGCGTCTTCACCGGTGTTCTAGAACCGATTCCGGACGATAGTATCGGCAGTGTGAGTGACGAGTTGCAGGCTGAACTGGACGAACATCTGCAACAAGTCCGACAAGTCCAGGCTTTTATTCGGTCTCATGTAACCGATGAAACGTCTCGAACCTTGTTTGAAGCTACCATAAGTGATCTGCTCTCGGCATTTGAGGAAGTGTATAAGATGCGCAGCGCTGGGAAGGATGGCATTTTCCTGTTGCatctggtggtggggtgggtGTACCGTCTACGGGCGGAGATGATCTCTCTTCTGGAGCAAAAGGACCGATATGCATTGATTCTCTTTGGGCACTGGAGTATCTTACTGGCGTATCAGCGGTCGTCGTGGCTAATGCAGGGATGGGATGCGCATGTGCTGCATGGGGTGCGCACATCtttgggagaggaagacCAGCAATGGCTTGCGTGGCCGATCCAGGTGATTGAAGGGGGAGTACCTACACCTAGCACTTCCATGCTGTAA
- a CDS encoding RTA1 domain-containing protein (COG:S;~EggNog:ENOG410PWVT;~InterPro:IPR007568;~PFAM:PF04479;~TransMembrane:7 (o26-44i51-69o89-113i125-143o163-188i209-226o246-265i);~go_component: GO:0016021 - integral component of membrane [Evidence IEA]), which translates to MDFQFHPGVNGSEPYVDFYPYTPSATAGYAFMAIFGIATLVHFVMMFPYRAAYFIPLVIGGICETFGYYGRAWSHQGRTLIGPWALQEMLILCAPPFIAATVYMILGRMIVAFAAEHHSIIRPKWLTKIFVLNDVICFLTQIGGAGVQVTGDEHLMKTGIKAVLAGLIFSLVIFLLFVWVAIVFHLRLSREPTWVVNENPWLMGGWKRLMWALYVACGALMLRNLVRTVQFGANETSPLNTQEVYIYVFDAALMFVSMAVLVVYHPGTMIKKARRTKEAAQYCQPMTDIGDEEGGK; encoded by the exons ATGGACTTTCAATTCCACCCCGGTGTCAATGGCTCCGAGCCTTATGTCGACTTCTATCCTTACACACCCTCCGCGACAGCCGGGTACGCCTTCATGGCCATTTTCGGCATTGCGACCCTTGTCCACTTTGTCATGATGTTTCCTTACCGCGCTGCATACTTTATACCGCTAGTTATCGGGGGAATAT GTGAAACCTTCGGCTACTATGGCCGTGCCTGGTCCCATCAAGGCCGGACGCTCATCGGTCCCTGGGCCTTGCAGGAGATGCTCATCCTTTGCGCGCCGCCCTTCATCGCCGCCACCGTCTACATGATCCTCGGACGCATGATCGTCGCTTTCGCTGCCGAACACCACTCCATCATCCGCCCCAAATGGCTTACCAAGATCTTCGTCCTCAACGACGTCATCTGCTTTCTAACGCAGATTGGCGGTGCCGGGGTGCAAGTGACCGGCGACGAGCATCTCATGAAAACGGGTATCAAAGCCGTCCTGGCAGGATTAATATTCTCTCTGGTGATCTTTCTATTGTTTGTGTGGGTTGCTATTGTGTTTCATCTGCGGTTGAGTCGCGAGCCGACGTGGGTGGTCAATGAGAATCCGTGgttgatgggtggatggaagCGGTTAATGTGGGCGTTGTATGTGGCGTGTGGGGCGTTGATGCTGAGAAATTTGGTCAGGACGGTGCAGTTTGGAGCCAATGAGACGTCCCCTTTGAACACTCAGGAGGTCTATATTTATGTCTTTGATGCGGCGTTGATGTTTGTTTCTATGGCCGTTTTAGTGGTCTATCATCCGGGAACGATGATTAAGAAGGCGAGAAGGACCAAGGAGGCGGCGCAGTATTGCCAGCCCATGACGGATAtcggggatgaggagggagggaaataa
- a CDS encoding uncharacterized protein (COG:S;~EggNog:ENOG410PRCT;~InterPro:IPR033877,IPR029479,IPR000415;~PFAM:PF00881;~go_function: GO:0016491 - oxidoreductase activity [Evidence IEA];~go_function: GO:0016657 - oxidoreductase activity, acting on NAD(P)H, nitrogenous group as acceptor [Evidence IEA];~go_process: GO:0034599 - cellular response to oxidative stress [Evidence IEA]), whose amino-acid sequence MGSTQPQFKNPATASLLELVKARRTYYGLKAESPISDDAIESIVADAVLHVPSSFNTQTSRVVLLLKEEHQKVWDIAIAAMEGLVAAGHLPKENFENQTKPKLEAFRAGYGTVLFFVDYDSLAGIKEKFAIYADKFDPFALESNAMSQYLGKSSTLFHNYHRSMTGFTMCHEQSLTPFPVWTALESEGFGANLQHYSPLVDEQIQKQWNLPASWKLDAQLVFGVPTSEPGEKAFAPLEDRFKVFGK is encoded by the exons ATGGGTTCCACTCAGCCGCAGTTCAAAAACCCTGCCACTGCCTCCCTCCTGGAGCTGGTCAAGGCCCGCCGCACCTACTACGGCCTGAAGGCCGAGAGCCCCATCTCTGACGATGCCATCGAGAGCATCGTCGCCGATGCCGTCCTGCACGTGCCCAGCTCCTTCAACACTCAGACCTCCCGCGTCGTCCTGctgctgaaggaggagcacCAGAAGGTCTGGGACATCGCCATCGCTGCCATGGAGGGTCTGGTTGCCGCTGGCCACCTCCCCAAGGAGAACTTTGAGAACCAGACCAAGCCCAAGCTGGAAGCCTTCCGCGCGGGCTACGGAACG gtcctcttcttcgtcgattATGACTCCCTCGCCGGTATCAAGGAGAAGTTCGCCATCTACGCCGACAAGTTTGACCCCTTTGCCCTGGAGTCCAATGCCATGTCCCAGTACCTTGGTAAGTCATCGACCCTCTTTCATAATTATCATCGGTCCATGACGGGCTTTACCATGTGTCATGAGCAGTCGCTGACTCCCTTCCCAGTCTGGACCGCTCTGGAGTCTGAGGGCTTCGGTGCCAACCTGCAGCACTACAGCCCGCTCGTTGACGAGCAGATCCAGAAGCAGTGGAACCTGCCGGCCTCTTGGAAGCTCGACGCTCAGCTGGTCTTTGGCGTCCCTACATCGGAGCCCGGCGAGAAGGCTTTCGCGCCCCTGGAGGACCGCTTCAAGGTCTTTGGCAAATAG
- a CDS encoding uncharacterized protein (TransMembrane:2 (o6-27i39-58o)): MLFFVALPYFCCIFLLLLFTCFAFFGLSPFYTHTHRHHSLFSLPLFLRELIIIITTMATTSTQTKPSKHSREEEMEETPLNCPIPVPKPAIYPNEMYLCRRDEYHDMINHHKAVFYTRATPRAAEVTVGHALESVFVRVRTWATMWGKGESLSHLADSDKQAIIASLDEYCVQEDWDSILLSLPPAARANFGLILVETMLNQFICTKFIDSPFWFMDGKINATDSEPQSDFHKRFQYVYERLLQVSREDAAWWKSIIVGKLNDEPCVMNNIPPTPVGRNTIKHRTALVKTYTDELMRSRLFQLLLRDPVTKYKRSQRKSSLRLLLESAAQTVIHGDGGLYGNMNIVRLPDLPKFNHWSGQMIVHPFHAGFEPVEGSRVLIVTRPSYSYIDIISLKHFCTVPPWMVNRAEVLVAAKGRKARALWAAAAVSNDCDDTVGMDKEEGESQEDDDTEENADPVRDLPPLRETIWRQ, from the exons atgcttttctttgttgcttTGCCCTATTTTTGTTgtatatttcttctcctaCTCTTCACCTGTTTTGCCTTCTTCGGCCTGTCTCCCTTTTACACTCACACCCACAGGCAccattcccttttctctctacctctcttcctccgtgaacttatcatcatcatcactaccATGGCGACGACTAGCACCCAGACAAAACCTTCTAAGCATTCccgggaagaggaaatggaGGAAACCCCGCTGAATTGCCCGATCCCAGTCCCTAAACCTGCCATCTACCCCAATGAGATGTACCTTTGTCGACGAGATGAGTATCACGACATGATCAATCATCATAAAGCTGTATTTTACACCCGCGCCACCCCCAGAGCTGCAGAGGTGACGGTCGGCCATGCTCTTGAGTCGGTCTTTGTTCGGGTGAGAACATGGGCAACCATgtggggaaagggagagTCACTCTCTCATCTTGCGGATTCGGATAAACAGGCGATTATCGCCAGCTTGGATGAATACTGTGTCCAGGAAGACTGGGATAGcatccttctcagcctccCTCCTGCCGCTCGGGCTAATTTCGGATTGATCCTGGTTGAGACAATGTTGAACCAATTCATCTGTACCAAGTTCATAGATTCCCCTTTCTGGTTCATGGACGGAAAGATCAATGCCACCGATTCAGAGCCCCAGTCTGATTTCCACAAGAGGTTCCAGTACGTGTACGAGAGGCTCCTACAAG TTTCCCGCGAGGATGCAGCGTGGTGGAAATCCATCATTGTTGGAAAGCTCAACGATGAACCCTGCGTGATGAACAAcatcccacccactcccGTCGGCCGCAACACAATTAAACATCGCACGGCGCTTGTGAAGACTTACACTGATGAGTTGATGCGTTCTcggctcttccagctcttgcTTCGGGATCCAGTGACCAAGTACAAACGATCCCAGCGCAAGAGTAGTCTGCGTTTACTCCTCGAATCTGCCGCTCAGACCGTCATTCACGGCGATGGTGGTCTCTACGGTAATATGAACATTGTGAGACTGCCAGATCTTCCGAAATTCAACCACTGGTCGGGCCAGATGATCGTCCATCCCTTCCATGCAGGATTTGAACCCGTCGAAGGCAGTCGGGTTTTGATTGTGACGCGGCCAAGCTATAGCTAcatcgacatcatctccctcaaaCACTTCTGTACGGTGCCCCCATGGATGGTGAACCGTGCCGAAGTACTGGTGGCAGCCAAGGGGAGAAAAGCCCGGGCACTAtgggcagctgctgctgtcagCAATGACTGCGATGACACCGTTGGAATggacaaggaggaaggagagagccaggaagatgatgacacgGAGGAGAATGCTGATCCGGTCAGGGATCTTCCGCCCCTACGAGAGACCATCTGGCGGCAGTAA
- a CDS encoding Hsp70 family protein (InterPro:IPR043129), with amino-acid sequence MRARSVEWTPPGATSCIIPSVLAYPNGEDQQSTYGEEALHQTPRYAWTKMLVEGVPEVRVAELDLNALFGGEEAFNYENRPATVRLISHFLSNIRNAFRNDPGILRELGTGNLPHIDWHFSLPASWGAEGLAIMEAAINQAGFRQNEGRIYFATEGLAAAIAVANRLRNKSMAQPGDRVLVCDLGGLTNDFTALDVVAVHPTEPHRLFFQRYDEDSKADCANPRIDQSLLRHLRRTLGRPLGSGRVMHVGLNAAIAAKHAFDGQSEASVDLSFDSWYLPRHFRGQQRDAFDQQGRRFIFSQDALQQSMGPVVTQIQDRVAALIDNWNPSKIAIIGGLSRSGYLQGRLSTMLATRYPTIYQVPMDSFRGNDACSITAVAPGLAIKGGTITHPMQYLGKHTYELVTPFVEELGTELAPHHGLHRRIAFTEVQARDGVPPRGEISTVYSIQQGEHVRDLEIRRYDSTGVSESVGFAALYFPENTHTWTSADGTIKHYRLRAFWRLDVVLHAKLVWTFEVQDRQDQRVAEVGTITHVVRDLIPRWAS; translated from the exons ATGAGAGCACGTTCCGTGGAGTGGACGCCCCCTGGTGCAACTTCTTGCATCATCCCTTCAGTTCTAGCCTACCCCAACGGCGAGGATCAGCAGTCAACATATGGAGAGGAGGCGCTACACCAAACTCCACGATACGCCTGGACTAAAATGCTCGTGGAGGGGGTACCCGAGGTTCGAGTTGCAGAACTGGACTTGAATGCTCTTTTCGGCGGTGAAGAGGCTTTCAATTATGAAAACCGCCCTGCGACGGTGAGATTAATCTCACACTTCCTGTCGAATATCCGAAACGCCTTTCGCAACGACCCAGGAATCCTGCGTGAACTAGGAACCGGAAACCTACCACACATCGACTGGCACTTTTCCTTGCCGGCTTCTTGGGGCGCAGAGGGCCTGGCTATTATGGAGGCCGCCATCAACCAGGCCGGTTTCCGACAGAACGAAGGTCGGATCTACTTTGCGACCGAAGGGCTGGCTGCGGCCATTGCTGTGGCAAACCGACTGAGGAATAAGTCGATGGCACAACCAGGAGACCGCGTGTTGGTCTGCGACTTGGGTGGTCTAACGAAT GACTTTACTGCATTGGATGTTGTTGCGGTGCATCCGACCGAACCTCATCGTCTATTTTTCCAGAGATATGACGAGGACAGTAAAGCGGATTGTGCTAACCCCAGAATCGACCAATCGTTGTTAAGGCATCTTCGGAGGACCCTAGGACGGCCCTTAGGATCGGGAAGGGTCATGCATGTCGGGTTGAACGCGGCCATCGCAGCCAAACACGCCTTTGACGGCCAAAGCGAGGCCAGTGTCGACCTCAGCTTTGACTCATGGTATCTCCCCCGGCACTTTCGAGGTCAACAACGCGACGCCTTTGACCAGCAAGGGCGCAgattcatcttctctcagGATGCCCTCCAGCAGAGCATGGGTCCTGTTGTGACCCAGATCCAGGACCGAGTGGCAGCCCTCATCGATAACTGGAATCCCAGCAAGATTGCCATAATTGGTGGGTTGAGTCGGTCCGGTTATCTGCAAGGAAGGCTGAGTACCATGCTTGCTACCAGGTATCCCACAATCTACCAGGTACCTATGGATTCCTTTCGCGGCAATGATGC GTGCAGCATCACCGCTGTCGCCCCCGGCCTAGCCATCAAGGGGGGGACCATCACCCATCCCATGCAGTATCTGGGGAAACATACCTATGAGCTTGTCACCCCCTTCGTCGAGGAGCTAGGAACGGAGCTTGCTCCTCATCACGGATTGCATCGTCGTATAGCCTTTACTGAG GTGCAGGCACGAGACGGTGTACCTCCAAGGGGCGAAATAAGTACCGTTTACAGCATACAGCAAGGTGAGCATGTGCGTGACCTCGAAATCCGGCGGTATGATAGTACCGGAG TCTCTGAAAGCGTTGGCTTCGCGGCACTCTATTTTCCAGAGAACACGCACACTTGGACATCTGCAGATGGGACTATCAAGCACTACCGCCTTCGCGCATTCTGGCGTCTTGACGTTGTGTTACATGCTAAATTGGTTTGGACCTTCGAGGTGCAGGACCGTCAGGATCAACGGGTGGCAGAGGTAGGGACGATAACACATGTTGTCAGAGACCTCATCCCCCGCTGGGCATCATGA